One stretch of Akkermansia massiliensis DNA includes these proteins:
- a CDS encoding phosphate signaling complex PhoU family protein codes for MTPPGNHILPHYDAALNAIRTRVNAVCGSLLKHMDVLERVISGPDSDGANGIIADGEPLSEETRQVLSLCAAVLTQFHPLGSDLRLVLTFSRCGDKLQECMEEVTGIARHAKASIRRRESLCTDIVLPLLDMAVSEFRDAARCLETQDADAAREIRLRDKKLDKAHRKALALLVSPERENTPSLNVNLLFIIRSLERIGDIAKTIAATVVFLKEATDIRHGKEK; via the coding sequence ATGACACCTCCCGGCAACCACATCCTCCCCCACTATGACGCGGCCCTGAACGCCATCCGCACCCGCGTCAACGCCGTCTGCGGCAGCCTGCTGAAACACATGGACGTCCTGGAACGGGTCATCTCCGGCCCGGACAGCGACGGGGCCAACGGCATCATTGCGGACGGGGAACCGCTCAGCGAAGAAACCCGCCAGGTTCTCTCCCTCTGCGCCGCCGTGCTCACCCAGTTCCATCCCCTGGGGTCCGACCTGCGGCTTGTGCTCACCTTTTCCCGCTGCGGGGACAAGCTCCAGGAATGCATGGAGGAAGTCACGGGCATCGCCAGGCACGCCAAGGCATCCATCAGGCGCCGGGAGTCCCTATGCACGGATATAGTGCTCCCCCTGCTGGACATGGCCGTCTCCGAATTCCGGGACGCCGCACGGTGCCTGGAAACGCAGGACGCGGACGCCGCACGGGAAATACGCCTGCGGGACAAAAAGCTGGACAAGGCCCACCGCAAGGCGCTGGCCCTGCTGGTATCCCCGGAAAGGGAAAACACGCCCTCCCTCAACGTCAACCTGCTCTTCATCATCCGCTCCCTGGAGCGCATCGGAGACATTGCCAAAACCATCGCCGCCACCGTCGTCTTCCTGAAGGAAGCCACGGACATCCGCCACGGAAAAGAGAAATAA
- a CDS encoding ABC transporter permease subunit, whose product MSAKVPSPAPPKKPKPVPERFQVAKTTLWFDRIMTKTIIGGGFTVIVAVFGILFFLLAVTIPLFQGADVEERQHLSPSAPVQGTWGLDPSGTFPFVYDNGKNVFFLDKATGNLNPAPVSLPDGETVCAHSYDSSLAAYAIATESGKAGLISVHSGLNIHGQANAHGPDKAGTETSPLYPLTESGSVPGRISRIAYADAGERKIFTATAETEQGPRLLLMTLEESRSLLHEGELAPSGFHDLTDQLEGRPAALLPGASGDSLVIATDTDKLLYFSYDEDRETWVKRQTIPSPLGSGEKMTSVNWLFGDMSLVIGGDKGSLKIFSLYPHPRPDGPAVRLFGQTRQFPPLDGPVQHYAASGINRSFLVSTPRELRLCYGTTADVRWSSDPLEFTPVQLAASTEFNSAIAVDAGGKVHFFSMEDRHPEAGSKALAGKIWYEGYDSPKWLWQSVGGTDDYESKLSLMPLVFGTLKGTLYALVFAVPVAVMAAIYTAHFMAPSVKRVVKPVMEIMASLPSVVLGFFGALYLAPRMEDKVPALLCMAVLIPGLAALIAWFWTTRPAAWRNKFSRGVEYIVMTPVILLCAWFCWEYLGYWLEQPLISLCRGVMGLWGVGDFQAASFADLWRNGFGMPYEQRNSLVVGFIMGFAVIPVIFTISEDALSNVPPSLIAASEALGASRWQMVRTVVLPVASAGIFSALMIGLGRAVGETMIVLMATGNTPIMDWNIFNGMRTLSANIATELPEAAQDSTHYRVLFLGGLILFSMTFILNTLAEIVRQRLRKRFNVI is encoded by the coding sequence ATGAGCGCCAAAGTCCCTTCTCCCGCGCCCCCCAAGAAGCCCAAGCCCGTTCCGGAACGCTTCCAGGTGGCAAAAACCACGCTGTGGTTTGACCGCATCATGACTAAAACCATCATCGGCGGGGGCTTTACCGTCATTGTAGCCGTTTTCGGCATCCTCTTTTTCCTGCTGGCCGTCACCATTCCCCTCTTCCAGGGCGCGGACGTGGAAGAACGGCAGCACCTTTCCCCGTCCGCCCCGGTCCAGGGGACCTGGGGCCTGGACCCTTCCGGCACGTTCCCCTTCGTCTATGACAACGGCAAAAACGTCTTCTTTCTGGACAAGGCAACCGGGAACCTCAACCCCGCTCCCGTATCCCTGCCGGACGGGGAAACCGTCTGCGCCCATTCCTATGATTCATCCCTGGCGGCCTACGCCATCGCCACGGAATCCGGCAAGGCAGGCCTTATCTCCGTCCATTCCGGACTCAACATCCACGGCCAGGCGAACGCGCACGGCCCGGACAAGGCCGGAACGGAAACCAGCCCGCTCTACCCCTTGACGGAAAGCGGCTCCGTTCCCGGCAGAATATCCCGCATAGCCTACGCGGACGCGGGGGAACGGAAAATCTTCACCGCGACCGCGGAGACGGAACAGGGTCCGCGCCTCCTGCTGATGACGCTGGAGGAATCCCGCTCCCTGCTCCATGAAGGGGAGCTGGCCCCCTCCGGCTTCCATGATCTGACGGACCAGCTTGAAGGCCGCCCCGCCGCCCTGCTGCCCGGCGCCTCCGGAGACAGCCTCGTCATCGCTACGGACACGGACAAACTCCTCTACTTCTCCTATGATGAAGACCGGGAAACGTGGGTCAAGCGGCAAACCATTCCGTCCCCCCTGGGAAGCGGAGAAAAAATGACCTCCGTCAACTGGCTCTTCGGAGACATGTCCCTGGTGATAGGCGGCGACAAGGGAAGCCTTAAAATTTTCAGCCTGTATCCCCACCCCCGCCCGGACGGCCCCGCCGTGCGCCTCTTCGGGCAGACCAGGCAGTTCCCCCCCCTGGACGGCCCGGTGCAGCATTACGCCGCCTCCGGCATCAACCGTTCCTTCCTGGTCTCCACCCCGCGTGAGCTCAGGCTCTGCTACGGAACCACGGCTGACGTCCGCTGGAGCAGCGACCCGCTGGAATTCACCCCCGTCCAGCTGGCGGCCAGCACGGAATTCAACTCCGCCATTGCCGTGGACGCCGGGGGAAAGGTCCACTTCTTCTCCATGGAAGACAGGCACCCGGAAGCAGGGTCCAAAGCCCTGGCCGGGAAAATCTGGTATGAAGGGTATGACTCCCCCAAATGGCTCTGGCAATCCGTGGGCGGCACGGACGACTACGAATCCAAGCTCTCCCTGATGCCCCTGGTCTTCGGCACGCTGAAAGGCACCCTGTACGCCCTCGTCTTCGCCGTTCCGGTAGCGGTCATGGCCGCCATTTACACGGCCCACTTCATGGCCCCCTCCGTCAAGCGGGTGGTAAAACCCGTCATGGAAATCATGGCGTCCCTGCCCTCCGTGGTGCTGGGCTTCTTCGGCGCGCTCTACCTGGCCCCCAGAATGGAGGACAAGGTGCCCGCCCTGCTCTGCATGGCCGTCCTCATTCCCGGCCTGGCGGCCCTGATCGCGTGGTTCTGGACCACGCGGCCCGCGGCCTGGCGCAACAAATTCAGCCGCGGCGTGGAATACATCGTCATGACTCCCGTCATCCTGCTCTGCGCCTGGTTCTGCTGGGAATACCTGGGCTACTGGCTGGAACAGCCCCTCATCAGCCTCTGCCGCGGCGTCATGGGACTGTGGGGCGTGGGGGACTTCCAGGCCGCCAGCTTCGCGGACCTGTGGCGCAACGGCTTCGGCATGCCCTATGAACAGCGCAACTCCCTGGTGGTGGGGTTCATCATGGGCTTTGCCGTCATCCCCGTCATCTTCACCATTTCCGAGGATGCCCTGAGCAACGTCCCCCCTTCCCTTATCGCCGCCTCGGAGGCGCTGGGGGCCAGCCGCTGGCAGATGGTCCGCACCGTGGTCCTTCCGGTGGCTTCCGCGGGCATTTTCTCCGCCCTGATGATAGGTCTGGGCAGAGCCGTGGGGGAAACCATGATCGTGCTGATGGCCACGGGGAACACCCCTATCATGGACTGGAACATCTTCAACGGCATGCGCACCCTCTCCGCCAACATCGCCACGGAACTGCCGGAGGCGGCGCAGGACTCCACCCACTACCGCGTCCTCTTCCTGGGCGGCCTCATTCTCTTCTCCATGACTTTCATTCTGAACACTCTGGCGGAAATCGTGCGCCAGCGGCTCCGCAAACGCTTCAACGTCATTTGA
- the pstA gene encoding phosphate ABC transporter permease PstA — protein MKQDFSLPPAPKRPLGEVNIWLTSIGLSLGLIMIFGLLGIIVFNGLEAFWPKTVHELTIAPASQGEKPLVLYAGITKDQTRHMPADPALPGSMAKDVREYQLFTGSKEAYGQSYRYVDAHNVTASSTPKGLLCLERMEGGKALVKPLELKLASGETVPASSPEFMTAFRRALDREAELRDDIKAIDAKDIGAVNTRLADAKLDIKAIERSYDIREENGRRTATPRENPILTGMDDPAGELDRLRARVEQLNAEYARYTAEAGRLREQQGRDTLVYALGDGEKKETGMDKIVYGYQPNDLGFFGKCGVFLHNLYHFIMDDPREANTEGGIFPAIFGTFIMTLLMSALVTPVGVIGAIYLREYARQGALVQAVRICVNNLAGVPSIVFGVFGLGFFVYYLGGTIDELFYWKKLAVDNTPTFGTSGILWASLTLALMTLPVVIVSTEEALSAVPRGLREAALACGASKWQMIKRIILPSALPGVMTGLILAMARGAGEVAPLMVTGVVKLAPSLPIDGEGPFIHLERKFMHLGFHIYDVGFQSPDSDAAQPMVFATTLLLILLVVVMNLTAILIRNRLRKKYAASSF, from the coding sequence ATGAAACAGGACTTCAGCCTTCCGCCCGCTCCCAAACGCCCCCTGGGGGAAGTCAACATCTGGCTCACCTCCATCGGGCTCTCCCTGGGCCTCATCATGATCTTCGGCCTGCTGGGCATCATCGTCTTCAACGGCCTGGAGGCCTTCTGGCCCAAAACCGTCCATGAACTGACGATCGCCCCCGCTTCACAGGGGGAAAAACCCCTTGTCCTGTACGCCGGCATCACGAAGGACCAGACGCGCCACATGCCCGCGGACCCCGCCCTCCCCGGCTCCATGGCGAAGGACGTGCGGGAATACCAGCTCTTCACCGGAAGCAAGGAAGCCTACGGGCAATCCTACCGCTACGTGGACGCGCACAACGTCACCGCCTCCTCCACCCCAAAAGGGCTCCTGTGCCTGGAACGCATGGAGGGAGGAAAAGCCCTGGTCAAACCGCTGGAGCTCAAGCTGGCCTCCGGAGAAACCGTCCCGGCCTCCTCCCCGGAATTCATGACGGCCTTCCGCCGCGCGCTGGACCGGGAAGCGGAGTTGCGGGACGACATCAAGGCCATTGACGCCAAAGACATCGGCGCCGTCAACACCCGGCTGGCGGACGCCAAGCTGGACATCAAGGCCATTGAACGCTCCTATGACATCCGGGAGGAAAACGGACGGCGCACGGCCACGCCCAGGGAAAACCCCATCCTCACAGGCATGGATGACCCGGCGGGGGAACTGGACCGGCTCCGCGCCAGGGTGGAGCAGCTCAACGCGGAATACGCCCGGTACACCGCAGAAGCGGGCAGGCTGAGGGAACAGCAGGGCCGGGACACGCTCGTGTATGCCCTGGGAGACGGGGAGAAGAAGGAAACCGGCATGGACAAAATCGTTTACGGCTACCAGCCGAACGACCTGGGCTTCTTCGGCAAATGCGGCGTCTTCCTCCACAACCTGTACCACTTCATCATGGATGACCCGCGGGAGGCCAACACGGAAGGCGGCATCTTCCCCGCCATCTTCGGCACCTTCATCATGACCCTGCTCATGAGCGCGCTGGTCACGCCCGTGGGGGTCATCGGCGCCATCTACCTGCGGGAATACGCCCGGCAGGGAGCCCTGGTGCAGGCCGTGCGCATCTGCGTGAACAACCTGGCGGGCGTGCCTTCCATCGTCTTCGGCGTCTTCGGCCTCGGCTTCTTCGTCTACTACCTGGGCGGAACGATTGACGAACTCTTCTACTGGAAAAAGCTGGCCGTGGACAACACGCCCACCTTCGGCACCTCCGGCATCCTGTGGGCCTCCCTCACGCTGGCCCTGATGACGCTGCCCGTCGTCATCGTCTCCACGGAGGAAGCCCTCTCCGCCGTCCCCCGCGGGCTGCGGGAGGCGGCCCTGGCCTGCGGAGCCTCCAAATGGCAGATGATCAAGCGCATCATCCTTCCCAGCGCCCTGCCGGGCGTCATGACCGGCCTCATTCTGGCCATGGCCCGCGGCGCGGGGGAAGTGGCCCCACTCATGGTCACGGGCGTGGTGAAGCTGGCCCCTTCCCTGCCCATTGACGGGGAAGGCCCCTTCATCCACCTGGAGCGCAAATTCATGCACCTGGGCTTCCACATCTATGACGTGGGGTTCCAGTCGCCGGACTCGGACGCCGCCCAGCCCATGGTCTTCGCCACCACTCTGCTGCTCATCCTGCTGGTGGTGGTCATGAACCTCACGGCCATCCTCATCCGCAACCGCCTGCGCAAAAAATACGCGGCCTCCAGCTTCTAA
- a CDS encoding PstS family phosphate ABC transporter substrate-binding protein, translating into MKFVAKILTIAAALSSLSMAAEKVTVDSSIKPYAPTSGVSGNLSAVGSDTLNNLMTLWAEGFSKKYPSVKIGVEGKGSSTAPPALTAGTAQLAPMSRQMKREEIAAFEAKYGYKPTEIKVALDAVAFFVNKNNPIQALSLSQIDSIFSSTFKRGGSNISDWGDAGVPSMKGKAISIYGRNSASGTNGFVKEIALKKGDYKNSVKEQPGSSAVVQGISSDEQGIGYSGIGYVTSGVKTLSLAEKGGQVAVQPSYDNCISGKYPLSRYLLIYVNKKPGEPLDTLTREFIKFIVSKDGQEIVTKDGYYPIPAKVSADVLKSIE; encoded by the coding sequence ATGAAATTTGTCGCCAAAATCCTGACCATCGCAGCCGCTCTCAGCTCCCTGAGCATGGCCGCCGAGAAAGTAACCGTTGACAGCAGCATCAAGCCGTATGCGCCCACCAGCGGCGTTTCCGGCAACCTGAGCGCCGTCGGTTCCGATACGCTGAACAACCTGATGACCCTTTGGGCGGAAGGATTCAGCAAGAAGTACCCCAGCGTCAAAATAGGCGTTGAAGGCAAAGGTTCTTCCACGGCTCCCCCCGCCCTCACGGCAGGGACGGCCCAGCTCGCCCCCATGAGCCGCCAGATGAAGCGGGAGGAAATAGCGGCCTTTGAAGCCAAATACGGCTACAAGCCGACGGAAATCAAGGTGGCCCTGGACGCCGTGGCCTTCTTCGTCAACAAGAACAATCCCATCCAGGCCCTTTCCCTGTCGCAGATTGACTCCATCTTCTCCTCCACCTTCAAGCGCGGGGGCTCCAACATCTCCGACTGGGGCGATGCGGGCGTCCCCTCCATGAAGGGAAAAGCCATCTCCATCTACGGCCGTAACAGCGCCTCCGGCACGAACGGCTTCGTGAAGGAAATCGCCCTGAAGAAGGGGGACTACAAAAACTCCGTGAAGGAACAGCCCGGCTCCTCCGCCGTCGTGCAGGGCATCAGCTCCGACGAACAGGGGATCGGCTATTCCGGCATCGGATACGTCACCTCCGGCGTGAAAACCCTCTCCCTGGCGGAAAAAGGCGGCCAGGTGGCCGTGCAGCCCTCCTATGACAACTGCATCAGCGGCAAATACCCGCTCTCCCGCTACCTGCTGATTTACGTCAACAAGAAGCCCGGCGAACCCCTGGACACCCTGACCAGGGAATTCATCAAGTTCATCGTCTCCAAGGACGGCCAGGAAATCGTGACCAAGGACGGCTATTACCCGATTCCCGCCAAGGTCAGCGCGGATGTCCTCAAGAGCATTGAATAA
- the pstB gene encoding phosphate ABC transporter ATP-binding protein PstB: MTEPAAPDDDPIIEVEDFSFFYGSKQVLFNIGMTFETNRVTALIGPSGCGKSTLLRNINRMNDLVPDVRHQGDIRIDGTSLYDPRVEVISLRKRVGMVFQKYNPFPKSIYENIVFPLRVAGRSRRAELDETVERSLKGAALWDEVKDKLHESAYGLSGGQQQRLCIARAIANRPQILLMDEPCAALDPIATLKIEDLMEDLKKDLTIVIVTHNMQQATRIADRTAFMYMGRLVEYGETSQIFTNPAEKETEAYITGRFS; this comes from the coding sequence ATGACTGAACCAGCCGCCCCAGACGACGATCCCATCATTGAAGTGGAAGATTTCTCCTTCTTTTACGGAAGCAAACAGGTTCTCTTCAACATCGGCATGACCTTTGAAACCAACCGCGTGACGGCCCTCATCGGGCCCTCCGGCTGCGGAAAATCCACCCTGCTCCGCAACATCAACCGCATGAACGACCTGGTTCCGGACGTCCGCCACCAGGGGGACATCCGCATTGACGGCACCAGCCTGTACGATCCGCGCGTGGAAGTCATCTCCCTGCGCAAGCGCGTGGGCATGGTCTTCCAGAAATACAACCCTTTCCCTAAAAGCATTTATGAAAACATCGTCTTCCCCCTCCGCGTGGCGGGACGCAGCAGGCGCGCGGAACTGGATGAAACCGTGGAACGCAGCCTGAAAGGCGCCGCCCTGTGGGACGAAGTGAAGGACAAGCTGCACGAAAGCGCCTACGGCCTTTCCGGAGGCCAGCAGCAGCGGCTGTGCATCGCCCGCGCCATCGCCAACCGCCCCCAGATCCTGCTGATGGACGAGCCCTGCGCCGCCCTGGACCCCATCGCCACGCTGAAAATAGAAGACCTGATGGAAGACCTGAAAAAAGACCTCACCATCGTCATCGTCACCCACAACATGCAGCAGGCCACGCGCATTGCGGACCGCACCGCCTTCATGTACATGGGCCGCCTGGTGGAATACGGGGAAACGTCTCAAATCTTCACCAACCCCGCGGAAAAAGAAACGGAAGCCTACATCACGGGCCGTTTCAGCTAA
- a CDS encoding Rid family hydrolase: MAADLPEKTEWRGKSGAQEHFFCMTAEPGASFEAELRSLMDRYRELGGGGEDEFLLRFHVSDPVRQSETLRRMAGERNSYVSVVGQPPANGARVALEAWHIGGMLEKRRKEDQWGTVVTARRPHYRLFLAGRKETSAPDSHGQMREEFRWLDRAAAAQGGTVPELVHRTWIYCRDIDNNYRGLVEGRNECFGRYGLTPESHFIASTGIEGCTETPGRLLHMDSLGIVGLKPGQVRYMEAPDYLSPTHLYRVAFERGARIVYGDRSHYFLSGTASIDAQGNIVHPGDVARQTDRTLENMNALMERSGGSLCDLKQAVVYLRDWADRETVSRRLMESPLAAVPHLLLKAPVCRPGWLVEIDGIAVNGAGDGAFAPL, from the coding sequence ATGGCGGCGGATTTACCTGAAAAAACGGAATGGCGCGGAAAAAGCGGCGCGCAGGAACATTTCTTCTGCATGACGGCGGAACCGGGCGCGAGCTTTGAGGCGGAACTGCGTTCCCTGATGGACAGGTACCGTGAACTGGGCGGCGGCGGGGAAGATGAATTCCTGCTGCGCTTCCACGTCAGCGATCCGGTGCGCCAGTCGGAAACGCTGCGCCGGATGGCGGGGGAGCGGAACTCCTACGTCTCCGTGGTGGGGCAGCCCCCGGCGAACGGGGCCCGCGTGGCCCTGGAAGCATGGCACATCGGCGGAATGCTGGAAAAAAGACGGAAAGAGGACCAGTGGGGAACGGTGGTGACGGCCCGGCGTCCGCATTACCGGTTGTTTCTGGCGGGCAGGAAGGAAACCTCCGCTCCGGACAGCCACGGCCAGATGCGGGAGGAATTCCGCTGGCTGGACCGCGCGGCTGCCGCGCAGGGAGGAACCGTGCCGGAGCTGGTTCACCGCACGTGGATTTACTGCCGGGACATTGACAACAACTACCGCGGATTGGTGGAAGGCCGCAATGAATGCTTTGGCCGTTACGGACTGACCCCGGAGAGCCATTTCATCGCCAGCACGGGCATTGAAGGCTGTACGGAAACGCCGGGGCGCCTGCTGCACATGGACAGCCTGGGAATCGTCGGGCTGAAGCCGGGGCAGGTCCGTTACATGGAGGCTCCGGATTACCTGTCCCCCACGCACCTGTACCGGGTGGCCTTTGAACGCGGCGCCCGCATCGTGTACGGGGACCGCTCCCACTACTTCCTTTCCGGCACGGCCAGCATTGACGCGCAGGGAAACATTGTCCATCCGGGAGACGTGGCGCGGCAGACGGACCGCACCCTGGAAAACATGAACGCCCTGATGGAAAGGAGCGGCGGAAGCCTGTGCGACCTGAAGCAGGCTGTGGTGTACCTGCGCGACTGGGCGGACCGGGAAACGGTCAGCCGCCGCCTGATGGAATCCCCGCTGGCCGCCGTCCCCCATCTGCTGTTGAAAGCCCCCGTCTGCCGCCCCGGCTGGCTGGTGGAAATAGACGGAATCGCCGTCAATGGCGCCGGAGACGGTGCATTTGCTCCCCTGTAA